The following coding sequences are from one Terriglobales bacterium window:
- a CDS encoding protein-glutamate O-methyltransferase CheR: MKSLVDDANPAAISEHELAEIRLFIEHRSGILFDESRTRFLSNRVAKHLKHRRLARGTDLLRLISASNTEYEALLEVLLTQETSFFRYPAVYEALQKRVLPELHGKKFWHNPRSLRIWSAGCSTGEEPYSIAISVLETLEFPEAWNVEILATDISRHALDVAQRGQYSRRDLASLTPEQLGAYFVPVAGGQYRVKSRLRNMITFAQMNLTQMVYMGRFDCIFCMNVLIYFSEELRATLIRRFHECLELDGYLFLGHAESVAKAKVDLEPIVISDSLIYRKSARTLQESL; encoded by the coding sequence ATGAAGAGCTTGGTGGACGATGCAAATCCGGCGGCAATCAGCGAGCACGAACTCGCGGAGATTCGTCTGTTCATCGAGCACCGTTCGGGAATTTTGTTTGACGAATCGCGCACACGGTTCTTATCGAACCGCGTCGCAAAGCACCTGAAGCACAGAAGACTGGCGCGCGGTACGGATTTGTTGCGGTTGATCAGTGCTTCCAATACAGAGTACGAAGCTCTGCTGGAGGTATTGCTCACTCAGGAGACCTCGTTCTTTCGCTATCCCGCCGTATACGAGGCGCTGCAAAAGCGAGTGTTGCCTGAGTTGCATGGCAAAAAGTTTTGGCATAACCCGCGATCGTTGCGAATCTGGAGTGCGGGCTGTTCCACAGGAGAAGAACCGTACTCGATCGCAATCAGTGTGCTCGAGACGCTGGAGTTTCCGGAAGCGTGGAACGTCGAGATCCTGGCGACTGACATCAGCCGCCACGCGCTCGACGTAGCGCAACGCGGCCAATACTCGCGACGGGATCTGGCGTCATTGACGCCGGAGCAACTTGGCGCTTATTTCGTGCCTGTAGCGGGTGGCCAGTATCGCGTGAAATCGAGGTTGCGGAACATGATCACCTTTGCGCAGATGAATCTGACGCAAATGGTGTACATGGGACGTTTTGATTGCATTTTCTGTATGAACGTTCTGATCTACTTTTCGGAAGAATTGCGAGCGACACTGATACGCCGCTTCCACGAGTGTCTGGAACTCGATGGATATCTGTTTCTCGGCCACGCCGAATCCGTTGCGAAAGCGAAAGTAGATCTTGAACCGATTGTCATCAGCGATTCGCTTATCTATCGCAAATCGGCGAGGACCTTGCAGGAGAGTTTGTGA
- a CDS encoding response regulator, which produces MSTPGPEFVEVFLQEASEHLQFLREYSGILQDPYPVPEDIHRLYISSHTLEGSSGSYGYPLFREVASKLSHIFQYAMNAVIAPDATTALVEFISEGIAVLESDLLMISANGVENAEEIAAFKQRYAFAFEPTAAAQQPVEEYVAPVHLHKTPDLPLAAEHAPTVQPSAPPVIVQETPGAEPSEIADLEPDGEIPPEILEFFVPEAEEHLQVVQDCLLGIETSSDPETVHRLFRSMHTIKGSAAQVGLQRISRVAHSAEDLIGRVRDGEIKPTQQVIDLCLGAVDAIKKLVYEQWPDESTLQSSIKSLLGRLKQVAPTGQLAGVEHKEAPQASGVPVETTQPAPVVSGSLPNQERPQVPKPHVPEVSEFDAEPEFITGLRTMETAAVPQSKSVRIALDRLDSMMNVVGELVINRTRMLGRLAELERLADVLNFSKGRMSDKIGEFQEKHEFNRIVGGFTSSYSSQGIAASAAGFQDHSEFTELEMDRYDDYNILSRSLTEISADVTEVLTQLDGFVRRVDSDIDEFTGLAHRLQDEITQARMVPIGNLYTRISRTVRDAAKAAGKLVELSLTGAETELDNSIIQQISDPLIHLVRNAVAHGLESTEERYRAGKTDHGNVAVRAYHRGNHIYIEVEDDGKGIDYGRVRKAAVDQGIYTQEQADRLAERELLELLFHPGFSTASRKTELAGRGVGLDVVRANLTALNGEIDVDTQASVGTRFTLKVPLTLIISQALFVRCGELSFAVPLSFVEEIRRVPAGTVEEVGGKLLTKVRDSVTEVVRLDSQLGLSKSEPVSGYYHLVLVSVAGRSVGVIVDEVIRKDEIVIKNLGEYLHNVKLFPGATIAPDGSLILLIDVNRLVAGESIEKRPLMTRATAARIFAPGAAAVAAGHIPSGAIEQVATEKVVILADDSISVRRFVGRMLEKAGYRVRLAGDGLEALEIALQGHCDLIITDLEMPRTNGYELMMHLRQTPETKHIPVMVVTSRAGEKHRDRAMKEGASAFLTKPVQDEQLIAAVQELIGAAHGGTLSMAQTV; this is translated from the coding sequence GTGAGCACGCCTGGACCAGAATTCGTCGAAGTCTTCCTGCAGGAGGCGTCCGAGCACTTGCAGTTCCTGCGCGAATACTCCGGGATTCTCCAGGATCCTTATCCGGTTCCCGAGGACATTCATCGACTCTACATCTCGTCGCACACGCTGGAAGGCAGCTCCGGCTCCTACGGCTATCCGCTGTTTCGCGAAGTCGCCAGCAAACTGAGCCATATCTTTCAGTACGCGATGAATGCCGTGATTGCGCCTGATGCAACCACTGCTCTAGTGGAATTTATCTCGGAAGGCATTGCGGTACTCGAGTCTGACCTGCTGATGATCAGCGCCAATGGAGTCGAGAACGCAGAGGAGATCGCGGCGTTCAAGCAGCGATATGCGTTTGCCTTTGAACCCACGGCGGCGGCGCAGCAGCCTGTCGAGGAATATGTTGCGCCGGTCCATCTGCACAAAACGCCAGACCTTCCACTTGCGGCTGAGCATGCGCCGACTGTGCAGCCTTCAGCGCCGCCAGTCATTGTTCAGGAAACTCCTGGTGCAGAGCCATCTGAAATCGCCGACCTAGAGCCCGATGGAGAAATTCCTCCTGAGATTCTGGAGTTCTTCGTCCCAGAAGCGGAAGAGCATCTACAGGTGGTTCAGGACTGCCTTTTAGGTATTGAAACATCGAGCGATCCTGAAACGGTCCATCGCCTGTTCCGCTCGATGCACACAATCAAAGGCTCAGCAGCTCAGGTAGGATTGCAACGCATTTCTCGTGTTGCGCACAGTGCCGAAGATCTAATCGGCCGCGTTCGCGACGGAGAGATCAAGCCGACACAGCAGGTAATCGATCTTTGCCTCGGAGCGGTCGATGCGATCAAGAAGCTTGTCTATGAACAATGGCCAGACGAGAGCACGCTTCAGAGCAGCATCAAATCGTTACTTGGTCGATTGAAGCAAGTCGCACCGACCGGGCAACTCGCGGGGGTTGAACACAAGGAAGCTCCCCAGGCCTCTGGAGTGCCCGTAGAAACCACGCAGCCAGCGCCTGTGGTGTCGGGTTCGTTGCCGAATCAGGAGCGCCCCCAAGTTCCAAAACCGCATGTTCCCGAGGTATCTGAGTTCGACGCTGAGCCAGAGTTTATTACTGGACTGCGCACCATGGAGACTGCTGCGGTGCCGCAATCGAAGTCGGTCCGCATCGCACTGGATCGTCTCGACAGCATGATGAACGTAGTCGGGGAGTTAGTCATTAACCGAACGCGTATGCTAGGACGCCTGGCGGAACTCGAGCGTCTCGCTGATGTCCTCAATTTCTCCAAGGGAAGAATGTCCGACAAGATCGGCGAGTTCCAGGAGAAGCACGAATTCAACCGCATCGTAGGCGGGTTTACATCCTCGTACTCATCCCAAGGAATCGCCGCGTCGGCCGCCGGCTTTCAGGATCATTCCGAATTCACCGAGCTCGAGATGGATCGCTACGACGACTACAACATTCTTTCGCGATCACTCACTGAAATCTCTGCGGACGTCACCGAGGTTCTCACACAGCTCGATGGTTTTGTGCGGCGGGTTGATTCAGACATCGACGAATTCACCGGCTTGGCTCACCGGCTGCAAGATGAAATCACTCAAGCACGCATGGTTCCAATTGGGAACCTCTACACTCGCATCTCACGCACGGTGCGCGATGCTGCAAAGGCCGCCGGCAAGCTGGTTGAACTAAGCTTGACTGGCGCCGAAACGGAACTCGACAACAGCATCATCCAGCAGATATCCGATCCGCTAATTCATCTGGTTCGCAATGCCGTTGCTCACGGGCTTGAGAGCACAGAAGAACGCTATCGGGCAGGCAAGACCGATCATGGCAATGTTGCCGTTCGTGCGTACCATCGTGGGAATCACATCTACATAGAAGTTGAGGACGATGGAAAGGGAATCGATTACGGGCGTGTACGTAAGGCCGCTGTCGATCAGGGAATTTACACGCAAGAGCAGGCCGATCGACTTGCCGAGCGTGAGCTGTTGGAGCTGCTGTTCCATCCGGGATTCTCAACTGCATCGCGTAAGACCGAGCTCGCCGGACGTGGCGTTGGGCTCGACGTAGTTCGTGCCAACTTAACAGCGTTAAACGGCGAGATCGATGTTGATACGCAGGCCAGCGTTGGTACGCGCTTCACGTTGAAAGTTCCGCTGACGCTCATCATCTCCCAAGCGCTGTTCGTACGCTGCGGCGAGTTGAGCTTTGCAGTGCCGCTTTCCTTCGTAGAAGAGATTCGACGTGTGCCTGCGGGAACCGTAGAAGAAGTCGGCGGCAAGCTGTTGACCAAAGTTCGCGACTCAGTTACAGAAGTCGTCCGCCTCGATTCCCAACTTGGGTTGTCAAAGTCCGAGCCTGTGAGTGGCTATTATCACTTGGTACTCGTGAGCGTTGCCGGTCGCTCTGTTGGAGTGATCGTCGACGAAGTGATTCGTAAAGATGAAATTGTCATCAAGAATTTGGGCGAATACCTGCACAATGTAAAGCTCTTTCCGGGAGCCACGATCGCTCCCGATGGCAGTCTGATCCTGCTCATCGATGTGAACCGCCTGGTGGCGGGAGAGTCGATCGAAAAGCGTCCTCTGATGACTAGAGCGACTGCAGCGCGAATCTTCGCGCCGGGCGCCGCCGCAGTGGCTGCCGGACACATTCCCAGCGGAGCCATCGAACAGGTTGCGACGGAAAAGGTAGTGATCCTGGCCGACGATTCGATCAGCGTCCGCAGATTCGTTGGCCGGATGTTAGAGAAGGCCGGGTATCGCGTGCGATTGGCCGGAGACGGACTTGAAGCTTTGGAAATTGCTCTGCAGGGCCATTGCGATCTGATTATCACGGACCTCGAAATGCCACGGACTAACGGCTACGAGTTGATGATGCACCTGCGCCAGACTCCCGAGACGAAGCACATTCCTGTGATGGTAGTTACTTCACGAGCAGGAGAAAAGCATCGCGATCGAGCGATGAAAGAAGGTGCCTCCGCGTTTCTGACTAAGCCGGTGCAGGATGAGCAACTGATCGCCGCAGTACAAGAATTGATCGGTGCAGCGCACGGTGGCACGCTGAGCATGGCACAAACGGTTTGA
- a CDS encoding chemotaxis response regulator protein-glutamate methylesterase has protein sequence MTGSRKIRVLIADDSAFMRKVLHSILLAEPGFEVAGEARDGREAISQAEALKPDVVTMDINMPHIDGLQATEQIMSTNPRPILVVSSESREGAQVTLKALELGAIDFVAKPTSGVDLDMSSVREELVRKLRVAAKVRVVRTASRTKLGHEVASSAPRTEPAANAGAKSEESRSNGSSAPPRSQNKFPLVVIAASTGGPATLMKFFPLFPRDFPGAVIVVQHMPGNFTSQFSQQLSETCSIRAKEAEAGEILAPATIYVCPGSHHMRVSSTGRVMLDEGPRILGYRPCADVTLESAAAYAGAMCIGVILTGMGNDGVRGAQAVKDASGYVIAQDEATSVIFGMNGEAIRAGVVDQVLPIDDIFAAIEKRILYVQSAARAGAV, from the coding sequence ATGACTGGCTCGCGCAAAATTCGGGTCCTCATCGCTGACGATTCCGCGTTTATGCGGAAGGTGCTGCACAGCATTCTGCTTGCAGAACCCGGATTCGAAGTTGCAGGCGAGGCGCGTGACGGCCGCGAAGCCATCTCTCAAGCAGAGGCGCTGAAGCCAGATGTCGTAACTATGGACATCAACATGCCTCACATTGATGGATTGCAGGCGACCGAACAGATCATGTCGACGAATCCGCGGCCGATTCTCGTCGTGAGCTCCGAGTCCCGCGAAGGCGCTCAAGTGACGTTGAAGGCGCTCGAACTTGGCGCCATCGATTTTGTTGCGAAGCCGACAAGCGGTGTCGATCTCGACATGAGCAGCGTGCGTGAGGAGCTAGTGCGAAAACTGCGAGTGGCAGCAAAAGTGCGTGTCGTCAGGACCGCTTCGCGAACCAAACTGGGACACGAGGTTGCCAGCTCGGCTCCGCGTACCGAGCCGGCAGCGAATGCCGGCGCGAAATCCGAAGAGTCACGCTCCAACGGGTCGTCTGCTCCGCCACGTTCTCAGAACAAATTTCCTCTCGTAGTGATTGCAGCTTCGACGGGTGGTCCGGCCACGCTGATGAAGTTTTTTCCGCTGTTCCCACGCGATTTTCCCGGGGCGGTAATCGTGGTTCAGCACATGCCGGGTAATTTCACCTCACAGTTCAGTCAGCAACTGTCGGAGACCTGCTCCATTCGCGCGAAAGAAGCGGAGGCTGGCGAGATTCTCGCTCCGGCAACGATCTACGTTTGCCCAGGGTCGCACCACATGCGTGTCTCATCCACGGGCCGCGTCATGCTTGATGAGGGTCCACGAATTCTCGGGTACCGTCCCTGCGCGGATGTAACCCTGGAGAGTGCTGCTGCGTATGCTGGAGCGATGTGCATTGGAGTGATCCTTACCGGAATGGGAAATGATGGCGTGCGTGGCGCGCAGGCGGTGAAGGATGCTAGTGGCTACGTGATCGCACAGGACGAGGCCACTTCGGTGATTTTTGGAATGAACGGGGAAGCAATTCGAGCCGGCGTAGTCGATCAAGTGCTCCCCATCGACGACATCTTTGCAGCAATTGAAAAAAGGATTCTCTACGTTCAGAGTGCAGCCCGCGCAGGTGCGGTATGA
- a CDS encoding chemotaxis protein CheW, with the protein MNSSRSRNIGSRFKPRSGETVILFSVGGAKFAIAASAVEEIRDLAGLQKLGLGVQQRFAKVKQTLERQGQRYFVVDTSEHFHLVAVRPSRVLILRHARAAVIADAIDCMHELNSMQALPRAFSGEERNWYRGLALVKGRVIPVVRPEAFLSKVEVALIEASMRDRETAGQVVSRA; encoded by the coding sequence ATGAACTCTTCTCGATCCAGAAATATCGGCAGCCGATTCAAGCCGCGCTCTGGCGAGACGGTAATCCTGTTCTCCGTTGGCGGTGCGAAGTTTGCGATTGCCGCAAGTGCTGTGGAAGAAATTCGCGATCTAGCCGGATTACAAAAGCTTGGGTTAGGAGTTCAGCAGAGGTTTGCAAAAGTGAAGCAAACGCTCGAACGCCAGGGGCAGCGCTACTTTGTCGTGGACACGAGCGAACATTTTCATCTCGTGGCGGTTCGTCCATCCAGAGTATTGATCTTGCGGCACGCCCGGGCAGCGGTGATCGCGGATGCTATCGATTGCATGCATGAGCTGAATTCCATGCAAGCACTGCCTCGAGCTTTTTCAGGCGAGGAGCGCAATTGGTACAGGGGCTTGGCGCTGGTGAAGGGAAGAGTGATTCCAGTTGTTCGACCAGAGGCATTTTTGAGCAAGGTGGAAGTTGCGCTCATAGAAGCGTCCATGCGTGATCGCGAGACGGCGGGACAAGTGGTGTCGAGAGCATGA
- a CDS encoding chemotaxis protein CheW, with amino-acid sequence MTKRSQARDSFVVFPLGKKRFALIAEQVSELSRPTEHGEVEQQTFPHTTRMLTGVVVRRNQIVPVADIASALIGPEVPERKFYLIVNLSARGKVNRAAVPVTGECELAEAERLPASGKLPPYVSGLLSFNDEIVEVLDLERLMAAEVRA; translated from the coding sequence ATGACAAAGAGAAGTCAAGCACGAGACAGCTTTGTTGTCTTTCCGTTAGGAAAGAAGCGCTTTGCCTTGATTGCTGAGCAAGTAAGCGAGTTGTCGCGCCCTACAGAGCACGGCGAAGTCGAACAGCAGACTTTTCCCCATACAACGCGAATGCTCACTGGTGTTGTTGTGCGGCGCAACCAGATTGTCCCAGTGGCGGATATAGCGTCAGCATTGATCGGCCCTGAAGTTCCGGAGCGGAAGTTTTATTTGATCGTGAACCTGAGTGCGCGAGGCAAGGTGAATCGGGCCGCAGTTCCCGTTACGGGAGAATGCGAACTGGCCGAAGCCGAACGTCTGCCGGCAAGCGGCAAGCTGCCGCCGTACGTCTCCGGATTGCTTTCCTTCAATGATGAGATTGTCGAGGTGCTCGATCTTGAACGCCTGATGGCCGCCGAGGTGCGAGCATGA
- a CDS encoding DUF4388 domain-containing protein: protein MSSQAFAKILVIDSNVFFAKRLSEALKQEGMEVTHSTQAAYALTMLEWDAPAAILCATNLREMNAFDLPRIVHGDTKTAHIPIVALGDGGDHALMAAFRAGCDDYVDRKLGPEHIASHLRAFLKSHEEGFQPTQMLGGSDTALSGSLSHLDLLGVIQMLLHSRQAGALHINAADLDGVMFFDAGDISHAEAGERIGDDAVVEIVKRTNGIENGVYKFVPGATAATRTVLRSATELMLDALRELDESASLLDGEV from the coding sequence ATGAGTTCGCAGGCATTTGCCAAGATTCTCGTTATCGATAGCAATGTGTTCTTCGCCAAACGTCTCAGTGAGGCTTTGAAGCAGGAAGGTATGGAAGTGACGCACAGCACCCAGGCAGCCTATGCGCTGACCATGCTGGAATGGGATGCCCCAGCCGCCATTCTGTGCGCGACAAATTTGCGCGAGATGAATGCGTTTGACCTGCCTCGGATCGTTCATGGCGACACGAAAACGGCGCACATTCCTATTGTGGCACTGGGAGACGGCGGGGACCATGCTTTGATGGCGGCTTTCCGCGCCGGCTGCGATGACTATGTGGATCGCAAGCTGGGCCCCGAGCACATCGCATCGCATCTGCGCGCGTTCCTGAAGAGTCACGAAGAAGGTTTTCAGCCAACGCAGATGCTGGGAGGCTCGGACACGGCACTGAGCGGCAGCCTATCGCATCTGGATCTTCTTGGAGTCATACAGATGTTGTTGCACTCGCGGCAGGCAGGCGCTCTCCACATCAACGCTGCCGATCTTGATGGAGTGATGTTCTTTGATGCGGGCGACATTTCCCATGCGGAAGCCGGAGAGCGCATTGGCGACGACGCCGTGGTTGAAATCGTAAAGCGTACCAACGGAATCGAGAACGGAGTGTACAAGTTCGTTCCGGGCGCCACGGCAGCAACTCGCACCGTGCTGCGATCTGCGACCGAACTTATGCTTGACGCTCTGCGTGAGCTAGATGAAAGCGCAAGCTTACTCGACGGGGAGGTTTAG
- a CDS encoding response regulator, whose translation MASTPTVVFIDDSATMREVIKIAFRRENIEVVAYADAASALPSIEQSNPDVVITDVIMPDKDGYEVCQHIKQHPRLNNTPVILMSGVVNRAVAEKAFSVKADELIRKPFQPQDLITRVKHLLKSDASPAPQGQGNAAAALSSIFSTAPAANGSTKPRQTPTGPQFTAAATVPTAQEPISAAVPARQPPGNGGTSKGPIAASGDVSKLKMEIARLEGLVKKLQSELAAEREYVRSLEEHFKTAQQG comes from the coding sequence GTGGCTAGCACTCCTACAGTAGTGTTTATCGATGACAGCGCGACGATGCGCGAGGTCATCAAGATCGCGTTTCGCCGCGAAAACATCGAGGTGGTTGCCTATGCCGATGCCGCCAGCGCGCTGCCGAGTATTGAGCAGAGCAACCCTGACGTCGTGATCACCGATGTGATCATGCCGGACAAAGATGGTTACGAAGTTTGCCAGCATATCAAACAGCATCCGCGACTTAACAACACGCCAGTCATTCTCATGTCGGGAGTCGTGAATCGCGCAGTCGCCGAGAAAGCCTTTTCGGTGAAAGCTGACGAACTCATTCGTAAGCCGTTTCAGCCGCAGGATCTGATTACTCGTGTGAAACATTTGCTCAAGTCTGACGCGAGTCCGGCTCCGCAGGGGCAAGGCAACGCCGCCGCGGCACTCAGCAGCATTTTCTCTACGGCACCGGCTGCGAATGGCAGCACAAAACCGCGGCAAACACCCACGGGACCGCAATTCACGGCAGCCGCTACCGTGCCTACAGCTCAGGAGCCGATTTCCGCGGCGGTGCCAGCAAGGCAGCCACCAGGTAACGGAGGTACGTCGAAAGGACCGATAGCCGCGTCGGGCGACGTCAGTAAGCTCAAGATGGAGATTGCCCGCCTGGAAGGTCTTGTAAAGAAGCTGCAATCGGAGTTGGCTGCGGAGCGCGAATACGTCCGCTCACTCGAGGAACACTTCAAGACTGCGCAGCAGGGTTGA
- the uvrB gene encoding excinuclease ABC subunit UvrB has protein sequence MDFKLVSDYKPAGDQGRAIEELSRGLYAGEKHQVLLGVTGSGKTYTMAKLIERFNRPALVLAHNKTLAAQLYHEFKQFFPNNAVEYFVSYYDYYQPEAYIPSGDVYIEKEATINDELDKLRLSATKSLFERRDCIIVASVSCIYGLGSPDAYYGMLLFLEKGQKIKREDITRRLVEILYDRNESDFRRGTFRVRGDVIEIFPTYDDMAYRIELFGDEIESLSQIDPLFGTVKQKYARLPIYPKSHYVLQPDRKKKAIDSILEELAWWEKELEQQGRLVESQRVHQRTRFDLEMIKSVGYCHGIENYSRHFSGRLPGEAPPTLLDYVPRDFLLFIDESHQTVPQLHGMWHGDRSRKANLVEYGFRLPSAMDNRPLQFEEFETRVNQAIYVSATPGPYELTKSAGVVVEQIIRPTGLIDPEVEIRPVKGQIDDLLHEIRLRAERKERVLVTTLTKRMAEDLAEYYSEVGVRCRYMHSEIETLERIKILRDLRRGEYDVLVGINLLREGLDLPEVSLVAVLDADKEGFLRSSGSLIQTIGRCARHLYGRSILYADVITDSMRRAMDETERRRAIQRAYNEENGITPESIVRPLDYSLAQIVDPDATELTEAVESVPEFGSQQDLDGYITRLEEQMRAAAKRFEFEKAAKLRDMIKDLRSKEILIM, from the coding sequence ATGGATTTTAAGCTGGTAAGCGATTACAAGCCGGCCGGTGATCAGGGCCGGGCGATTGAGGAATTGTCGCGAGGTCTTTACGCTGGCGAGAAGCATCAGGTCCTGCTTGGCGTGACCGGATCGGGGAAGACCTACACGATGGCCAAGCTCATCGAGAGGTTCAACCGTCCGGCGCTCGTGCTTGCGCATAACAAGACTCTGGCCGCGCAGCTCTACCATGAATTCAAGCAGTTCTTTCCCAACAACGCAGTTGAGTACTTCGTTTCCTATTACGACTACTACCAGCCTGAGGCCTACATTCCTTCTGGCGACGTTTACATCGAGAAGGAAGCCACTATCAATGATGAACTCGACAAGCTGCGGCTCTCGGCAACCAAGTCGCTGTTTGAGCGGCGAGATTGCATAATCGTCGCCTCAGTTAGTTGTATCTACGGTCTCGGCTCTCCGGATGCGTATTACGGCATGCTTCTGTTCCTGGAAAAAGGCCAGAAGATCAAGCGGGAAGACATCACGCGCCGGCTGGTGGAAATTCTCTACGACCGCAACGAGTCGGACTTTCGGCGCGGCACGTTTCGAGTGCGCGGCGACGTAATTGAGATCTTCCCTACGTACGACGACATGGCGTACCGGATCGAGCTGTTTGGCGACGAGATTGAGTCGCTCTCGCAGATTGATCCGCTCTTTGGGACAGTGAAACAGAAATACGCCCGCTTGCCGATTTATCCCAAGAGCCACTACGTGCTGCAGCCGGACCGCAAGAAGAAGGCGATCGATTCCATCCTGGAAGAGCTGGCCTGGTGGGAAAAGGAACTCGAGCAGCAGGGCCGCCTGGTTGAATCGCAGAGAGTTCATCAACGCACGCGTTTCGACCTGGAAATGATCAAGTCTGTCGGATACTGCCACGGCATCGAGAATTACTCACGGCATTTTTCCGGCCGCCTGCCGGGAGAGGCACCGCCGACGTTGCTGGACTATGTGCCTCGTGATTTCCTGCTGTTCATCGACGAGTCACACCAAACCGTTCCGCAACTACATGGCATGTGGCACGGAGATCGTTCCCGCAAAGCCAATCTCGTCGAATACGGATTCCGTCTGCCGTCCGCGATGGACAACCGTCCCCTGCAATTCGAGGAGTTCGAGACGCGCGTGAACCAGGCCATCTATGTCTCCGCGACACCGGGGCCGTACGAGCTGACGAAGTCGGCCGGAGTAGTAGTGGAGCAGATCATCAGGCCTACCGGATTAATTGACCCTGAAGTTGAGATTCGTCCTGTAAAAGGCCAGATCGACGACCTCTTGCACGAGATTCGACTGCGCGCTGAGCGCAAAGAGCGCGTGCTGGTCACGACTCTGACTAAGCGCATGGCCGAGGATCTCGCCGAGTACTACAGCGAGGTCGGCGTGCGCTGTCGATACATGCATTCGGAAATCGAAACCCTCGAGCGCATTAAGATCCTGCGCGATTTGCGTCGCGGTGAGTACGACGTGCTCGTTGGAATTAACCTCCTGCGAGAAGGATTAGATCTACCCGAAGTATCGCTCGTAGCTGTGCTGGACGCCGATAAAGAAGGTTTTCTCCGCTCCAGCGGATCTCTTATTCAAACCATCGGTCGGTGCGCAAGACATCTGTATGGCCGGTCGATTCTGTACGCGGACGTAATTACTGACTCCATGCGGCGCGCGATGGATGAAACAGAACGTCGTCGGGCGATTCAGCGCGCCTACAACGAGGAAAATGGGATTACGCCGGAGTCAATTGTCCGTCCGCTCGACTACTCATTGGCGCAAATCGTCGATCCCGATGCTACTGAACTGACGGAAGCAGTCGAGTCAGTTCCCGAATTCGGATCTCAACAAGATTTGGACGGTTACATAACGCGTCTGGAAGAGCAGATGCGTGCGGCGGCCAAGCGATTTGAATTCGAAAAGGCGGCGAAACTGCGGGATATGATCAAGGATCTGCGATCGAAAGAGATTCTGATCATGTAG
- a CDS encoding HAD hydrolase-like protein has protein sequence MKINREIPVRQLRLLIFDLDGTLVDSRQDLGNSVNAMLRHFGRHELPLEVIATYIGDGAPMLVRRALGDPKDEHFLHVALQFFLDYYRKHKLDHTYVYDGVIDALKALCFTDTLPRKMAVLSNKPVGPSRAIVDALGMNEFFFQVYGGNSFETKKPDPFGVRKLLREANCEASEAVLIGDSDVDVITAQNAGVYSVGCSYGLAPHTLETAPPDVLVDSPRDWIKLFKGKKALHSAK, from the coding sequence ATGAAGATTAATCGTGAAATTCCTGTTCGCCAGTTGCGGCTCTTGATCTTCGACCTTGACGGCACCCTGGTTGATTCCCGCCAGGACCTTGGAAATTCCGTGAACGCGATGCTGCGCCATTTCGGACGGCACGAACTGCCCCTGGAAGTAATTGCGACCTACATCGGAGATGGAGCCCCTATGCTGGTTCGCCGGGCTTTGGGCGATCCCAAAGACGAACACTTCCTGCACGTGGCTTTGCAGTTCTTCCTTGACTACTACCGCAAGCACAAACTGGACCACACATACGTGTATGACGGCGTAATCGACGCGCTGAAGGCACTCTGCTTCACGGATACCCTCCCGCGCAAGATGGCCGTGCTGAGCAACAAACCTGTGGGACCTTCACGAGCAATCGTTGATGCACTCGGAATGAATGAATTCTTCTTCCAGGTATATGGCGGAAATAGCTTCGAGACAAAAAAACCCGATCCATTTGGTGTGCGCAAGCTGCTTCGCGAAGCAAACTGTGAAGCCTCGGAGGCAGTGTTGATAGGGGATTCGGACGTGGATGTAATCACGGCTCAGAACGCTGGGGTCTACTCCGTTGGATGCTCGTATGGTCTTGCACCCCACACTTTGGAGACTGCCCCGCCGGACGTGCTCGTGGATAGCCCGCGCGATTGGATCAAACTGTTCAAGGGCAAGAAAGCGCTGCACAGCGCGAAGTGA